In Aquimarina sp. TRL1, a single window of DNA contains:
- the mutY gene encoding A/G-specific adenine glycosylase codes for MKFGKKLILWYLENKRSMPWRETRDPYSIWLSEIILQQTRVAQGLPYYLSFKSAFPTVFDLAAAPEEKVLKLWQGLGYYSRARNLHATAKYVADELGGTFPDSYASLLLLKGVGDYTASAIASICYDEAVPVVDGNVYRVLSRYLGVATPINTTQGVKEFKQLAKALLEVKEAATYNQAIMEFGALQCKPQSPDCTQCVLDSDCVALKEKKVGELPVKLKKQKIKKRYFSYLIIQTNEETILQQRTGKGIWQGLYEFPLVETSAPISYEELKKASVFTELLGAQTYELSLYKEEAVIHKLSHQHLYTWFYVVQVQCLPLLSAPQQKVRLSDVERYPVPILIGNFIEAFF; via the coding sequence ATGAAGTTTGGTAAAAAACTCATTTTGTGGTACTTAGAAAACAAACGTTCTATGCCTTGGAGGGAAACCAGAGACCCTTATAGCATTTGGTTGAGTGAAATTATTTTGCAACAAACCCGGGTTGCACAGGGATTACCGTATTATTTGTCTTTTAAAAGTGCGTTTCCGACCGTATTTGATCTGGCAGCAGCACCAGAAGAAAAAGTATTGAAATTATGGCAGGGTTTAGGGTATTATTCCAGAGCAAGAAACCTGCATGCTACTGCAAAATACGTAGCAGATGAGTTAGGGGGGACATTTCCAGACTCATATGCTTCTCTATTGTTATTAAAAGGAGTAGGAGATTATACGGCAAGTGCTATTGCGTCTATTTGCTATGATGAAGCAGTGCCTGTTGTGGATGGGAATGTATACAGAGTTCTATCCAGGTATTTAGGAGTAGCGACACCTATTAATACTACTCAGGGGGTAAAAGAGTTTAAACAATTAGCTAAAGCATTGTTAGAGGTAAAAGAAGCGGCAACCTATAATCAGGCAATTATGGAGTTTGGAGCATTGCAATGCAAGCCACAGAGTCCTGATTGTACACAGTGTGTGTTAGATTCTGATTGTGTAGCTCTTAAAGAAAAGAAAGTAGGAGAGCTACCTGTGAAACTTAAAAAACAAAAAATTAAAAAGCGATATTTCTCATATCTGATAATACAGACCAACGAAGAGACAATTTTGCAGCAGAGAACAGGAAAAGGGATTTGGCAAGGATTATATGAATTTCCTTTGGTAGAAACGTCAGCGCCTATATCTTATGAAGAATTAAAGAAAGCTTCTGTTTTTACGGAGTTACTGGGAGCGCAGACATATGAACTCTCTCTTTATAAAGAGGAGGCGGTTATTCATAAATTATCACACCAACATTTGTATACTTGGTTTTATGTGGTGCAAGTGCAGTGTTTACCATTATTAAGCGCACCTCAGCAGAAAGTGCGCCTATCTGATGTAGAAAGGTATCCGGTTCCTATTTTGATAGGGAATTTTATAGAAGCCTTTTTTTAA
- a CDS encoding HU family DNA-binding protein, whose amino-acid sequence MTKADIVAKISEKLGIEKVDVQATVETFMEEVKNSLEGGDNVYLRGFGSFIIKTRAEKTGRNISKNTTIKIPAHNIPAFKPAKVFVEGVKTNVEVK is encoded by the coding sequence ATGACGAAAGCAGATATTGTTGCAAAAATTTCAGAAAAATTAGGAATTGAGAAAGTAGACGTTCAAGCGACTGTTGAAACATTCATGGAAGAAGTAAAAAATTCTTTAGAAGGAGGAGACAATGTATACCTTAGAGGATTTGGAAGCTTCATCATCAAGACAAGAGCCGAAAAAACCGGACGTAACATCTCTAAAAACACTACTATTAAGATTCCTGCACACAACATCCCTGCATTTAAGCCTGCTAAAGTATTTGTAGAAGGCGTAAAAACTAATGTAGAAGTTAAGTAA
- a CDS encoding ribonuclease E/G gives MNKELIIRSGSSTDFALLKDGKLIELHKEEENSNFSVGDIFIAKIRKAVPGLNAAFVNVGYEKDAFLHYHDLGPQVASLLKFIKRVSTGKLKDYSLKDYPFEKDIDKHGVITDVLKSNQSLLVQIVKEPISTKGPRISSELSIAGRYIVLVPFSNRVSISQKIESSEEKDRLKRLVKSIKPKGFGIIVRTVAEGKKVAELDKDLQNLIGRWEALCRKLYKAHHPSKVLGEMNRASSILRDVFNDSFTSICVDDEVLVDQVKDYLQEIAPKKESIVKLHKSNIPIFEKYGIERQIKTSFGKTVSMNKGAYLVIEHTEAMHVIDVNSGNRSNKAKNQEDTALEVNLISAREVARQLRLRDMGGIIVIDFIDMNDAENRRTLFNQLREEMKDDRAKHKILPPSKFGLIQITRQRVRPEMNIKTREINPNGGNSEVEAPIVLIDKIKVDLEKLISKGHKSITLSAHPFIEAFLTKGFPSIRSQWFLDHKKWIKIKPRDAYTYLEYHFHDKDGTLIQ, from the coding sequence GTGAACAAAGAATTGATCATCAGATCTGGTTCCTCTACAGATTTTGCCTTATTAAAGGATGGAAAACTTATTGAATTACATAAAGAAGAAGAAAATAGCAATTTCTCGGTAGGAGATATTTTTATCGCCAAAATCCGAAAAGCTGTTCCTGGTCTTAATGCTGCATTTGTTAATGTTGGGTATGAAAAAGATGCCTTCTTGCATTATCATGACCTAGGTCCTCAAGTTGCTTCTTTATTAAAATTCATAAAACGTGTAAGCACAGGTAAACTAAAAGATTATTCTCTAAAGGACTATCCTTTTGAGAAAGACATTGACAAACACGGTGTTATCACCGATGTTTTAAAATCAAATCAATCGCTACTGGTACAGATAGTGAAAGAGCCCATATCTACTAAAGGTCCCCGAATTAGTTCGGAATTATCGATCGCTGGAAGATATATTGTTTTAGTTCCTTTTTCCAACCGGGTTTCTATCTCACAAAAGATAGAATCTTCCGAAGAAAAAGATCGGTTAAAACGATTGGTTAAAAGTATTAAACCAAAAGGGTTTGGAATCATTGTTCGTACGGTAGCAGAAGGCAAAAAAGTAGCAGAACTAGACAAAGATTTACAAAATCTGATTGGTCGTTGGGAAGCCCTGTGTAGGAAGCTATACAAGGCACATCATCCTTCTAAAGTATTGGGAGAAATGAACAGAGCATCCTCAATCCTGAGAGATGTTTTTAACGACTCCTTTACCTCTATTTGTGTAGACGACGAGGTACTGGTAGATCAGGTAAAAGATTACTTACAGGAGATTGCTCCTAAAAAAGAATCAATTGTAAAATTACACAAGTCGAATATTCCTATTTTCGAAAAATACGGGATAGAACGACAGATAAAAACTAGTTTTGGAAAAACGGTATCCATGAATAAAGGTGCGTATCTGGTCATAGAACACACAGAAGCTATGCACGTAATTGATGTGAATAGCGGAAACCGATCAAATAAAGCAAAAAACCAAGAAGACACAGCACTGGAGGTAAATCTGATCAGTGCGAGAGAAGTTGCCCGTCAATTACGTCTGCGTGATATGGGAGGTATCATTGTCATTGATTTTATTGACATGAATGATGCAGAAAACCGCAGAACCCTCTTCAATCAATTACGAGAAGAGATGAAGGACGATCGGGCGAAACACAAGATTTTACCGCCAAGTAAATTTGGCCTAATTCAAATAACGCGACAGCGTGTCAGACCTGAAATGAATATTAAAACCCGTGAGATCAATCCTAACGGAGGAAACAGCGAAGTTGAGGCGCCAATAGTTTTAATAGACAAAATCAAGGTTGACTTAGAAAAATTAATCAGTAAAGGACATAAATCGATAACATTGAGTGCACACCCATTTATCGAAGCCTTTCTGACCAAAGGATTTCCATCCATTCGATCCCAATGGTTTTTAGACCATAAAAAATGGATCAAAATAAAACCTAGAGACGCTTACACGTACTTAGAATATCATTTCCATGATAAAGATGGAACATTGATACAATAA
- a CDS encoding thiopeptide-type bacteriocin biosynthesis protein: MSLETNVQRTFIPGDQWGYYKLYCGQRSSDSILLEVIKPFVSKALENKWIDQWFFIRYTDPQFHIRLRYRVTDTKYYGVLIRELYLVLNPYVENNKIYKVQMDTYQRELERYGENTIEEAETIFFYESEMLLSVLEYVEDQEEYALFIIWIMDKFLDGFGFSFERKMTFTTYNYEAYLNEFSADKKTRRQLDIKYKKYRKVLWQFMSPKDVGEEMSLFLENQLLIKEERMTQAIKQLVKKDSEAVLAVSLDALVSSYIHMLINRAFRSRQRFYEMVCYGILVRYYKEMYYKKKT, translated from the coding sequence ATGTCATTAGAAACAAATGTACAGCGTACGTTTATCCCTGGAGATCAATGGGGATATTATAAATTATATTGTGGGCAGCGAAGTTCAGATAGCATTCTTTTAGAGGTAATAAAACCTTTTGTAAGTAAGGCTTTAGAGAACAAGTGGATTGATCAATGGTTTTTTATTCGGTATACGGATCCGCAATTTCATATTAGATTGCGTTATCGTGTTACCGATACGAAGTATTATGGAGTACTAATTAGGGAGTTGTATTTAGTGTTAAATCCATATGTGGAAAACAATAAAATTTACAAGGTGCAAATGGATACCTATCAGCGAGAGCTGGAGCGTTATGGAGAAAATACAATAGAAGAAGCAGAAACCATTTTTTTTTATGAGAGCGAAATGTTGCTTTCTGTATTGGAGTATGTAGAGGATCAGGAAGAATACGCGTTATTTATTATATGGATTATGGATAAGTTTTTGGATGGTTTTGGGTTTTCCTTCGAAAGGAAAATGACATTTACTACTTATAATTATGAAGCATATCTAAATGAGTTTTCGGCAGATAAGAAAACAAGAAGGCAGTTAGATATTAAATATAAAAAATATCGAAAAGTACTATGGCAATTTATGTCACCAAAAGATGTAGGTGAAGAGATGTCTTTATTTTTGGAGAATCAGCTACTGATAAAAGAGGAAAGGATGACCCAGGCGATAAAGCAGTTAGTAAAAAAAGATAGCGAAGCTGTATTAGCGGTATCACTTGATGCTTTGGTATCGAGCTATATTCACATGTTGATAAACAGGGCATTTCGATCTAGGCAGCGATTTTATGAAATGGTCTGTTATGGAATACTGGTTCGGTATTATAAAGAAATGTATTATAAGAAAAAGACATAA
- a CDS encoding lantibiotic dehydratase family protein, producing the protein MVKLNNPYTFFNTLGIRIPMLPLTQYERWIKGVSSIKDYQLIWKQAVVKEAIYLSSPVVYKELEQWLVLGNQISDEKARRLEHTFIKYLSRMSSRCTPFGLFAGCILGTFDQEEEEIVPVSYEKYKRSTRLDMNVLVALGQELAKDVVIRKQLKWYPNSSIYRIGDQYRYMEYTYDENYRRRYSLEAVMQRTYLDKILNKAEEGASIITLASEITDRDITIEEATAFVEELIHYQILVSELEPTVTGADFMSQLQKTLQLVPGATLWKEKINKWKEKLAILDRKLGNSIEDYLQLTKEIRELIPLHKEVSYLFQTDLFPVLEKNKVPKRIGYMLQRMIPVFYAITAKTKKTALERFKDSFVERYETREVPLTIALDTETGIGYGSVAVDDTPFLDGISVPGVKQETVYQWTDQEEWWLRELEKANGSYSMSIDELPIEREVDWQQLPDTLSAMVQLITVEGKQQLVCKGVSGGATRLFGRFSSTDEEMQAFATTISAQEQMMEEECILAEIVHLPEARTGNIIQRAQLRSYEIPYLGRASVSPAYQLPISDLWVFVRQGKLVLYSKKNKKQVIPCLSNAHNYGNLHALPIYHFLCDMQGQQKQNYLGFQWGEIAEKRSFLPRVTYKNVIVSRARWRIVIADLKKILEATNEKDWVEEITRWRIAKQMPDRVQLVEGDNVLLIHLEVLESLQMFWAMVKKRKYIIIREFLSDVAMPLVAREKDSYAHELIVSFYKSSDKSKNECH; encoded by the coding sequence GTGGTAAAATTGAATAATCCATATACTTTTTTTAATACCCTGGGAATTCGGATCCCTATGCTCCCACTTACCCAATATGAGAGATGGATAAAAGGGGTATCTTCCATAAAAGATTATCAGTTGATATGGAAACAGGCAGTGGTCAAAGAGGCAATATATCTTTCATCTCCTGTAGTGTATAAAGAGCTAGAACAATGGTTGGTCTTAGGAAATCAGATTTCTGATGAAAAAGCACGGCGTTTGGAGCATACCTTTATAAAATATCTTTCTCGGATGAGTAGCCGATGTACCCCTTTCGGGTTATTTGCCGGCTGTATTTTGGGAACCTTCGATCAAGAAGAAGAGGAGATAGTTCCTGTGTCTTATGAAAAATATAAGAGGTCTACGCGATTGGATATGAATGTGTTGGTTGCTTTGGGGCAAGAATTAGCTAAGGATGTTGTTATTCGCAAACAATTGAAGTGGTATCCTAATAGCAGTATATACCGTATCGGGGATCAGTATCGTTATATGGAATATACGTATGATGAAAACTATAGGAGAAGGTATAGTTTAGAAGCAGTGATGCAGCGCACTTATCTGGATAAAATATTGAATAAGGCTGAAGAAGGAGCTTCGATTATTACATTAGCATCAGAGATTACAGATCGAGATATAACGATTGAAGAGGCGACTGCTTTTGTAGAGGAATTAATTCATTATCAGATTTTGGTTAGCGAATTAGAACCTACAGTAACCGGGGCAGATTTTATGTCTCAATTGCAAAAAACGTTGCAGTTAGTACCTGGTGCTACACTTTGGAAAGAAAAAATAAATAAGTGGAAAGAAAAGCTTGCTATTTTGGATAGGAAACTAGGAAATTCGATTGAAGATTACCTGCAGTTAACAAAAGAGATTAGAGAATTGATTCCATTGCATAAGGAAGTATCTTATCTTTTTCAAACAGATTTGTTTCCCGTATTAGAAAAAAACAAGGTGCCTAAGCGAATAGGATACATGTTACAGCGTATGATTCCTGTTTTTTATGCAATTACAGCTAAAACAAAAAAAACGGCATTAGAACGATTTAAAGATAGTTTTGTAGAAAGGTATGAAACCAGAGAAGTTCCTTTGACGATAGCATTGGATACTGAGACAGGAATAGGTTATGGATCGGTAGCTGTGGATGATACTCCTTTTCTTGATGGAATAAGTGTTCCGGGCGTAAAACAAGAGACTGTTTATCAGTGGACAGATCAAGAAGAATGGTGGTTGCGGGAGTTAGAGAAAGCTAATGGGAGTTATAGTATGTCGATAGACGAACTTCCAATAGAAAGAGAAGTTGATTGGCAGCAACTACCAGATACATTATCTGCGATGGTGCAACTTATAACTGTAGAAGGAAAACAACAGTTGGTATGCAAAGGGGTGAGTGGGGGAGCTACTCGTTTATTTGGTCGTTTCTCTTCAACTGATGAGGAGATGCAGGCATTTGCCACAACAATTTCAGCACAGGAACAAATGATGGAAGAGGAGTGTATTTTGGCAGAAATAGTACACCTCCCAGAAGCTAGAACAGGAAATATTATTCAAAGAGCACAATTGAGGTCCTATGAAATTCCATACTTGGGAAGGGCAAGTGTATCACCTGCATATCAGCTGCCGATATCAGATTTGTGGGTGTTTGTTAGACAAGGAAAACTAGTATTGTATTCTAAAAAAAATAAGAAACAAGTGATTCCCTGTTTGTCTAATGCGCATAATTATGGAAACCTTCACGCTTTGCCGATATATCATTTTTTGTGTGACATGCAAGGGCAGCAAAAACAAAACTATTTAGGGTTTCAATGGGGAGAAATAGCAGAAAAACGCTCTTTTTTGCCTAGAGTAACGTATAAAAACGTAATTGTTTCCAGAGCTCGATGGCGTATTGTTATTGCGGATTTAAAAAAGATATTAGAAGCGACAAATGAGAAAGATTGGGTTGAGGAAATAACCCGATGGCGGATAGCAAAACAGATGCCAGACAGGGTGCAATTGGTAGAAGGGGATAATGTTTTATTGATTCATTTAGAGGTATTGGAGTCATTGCAGATGTTTTGGGCAATGGTGAAAAAGCGAAAGTATATTATTATACGAGAGTTTTTAAGTGATGTGGCGATGCCTTTGGTAGCAAGAGAAAAGGATAGTTATGCGCATGAACTAATTGTTTCTTTTTATAAATCATCAGATAAAAGCAAAAACGAATGTCATTAG